In the genome of Chrysemys picta bellii isolate R12L10 chromosome 17, ASM1138683v2, whole genome shotgun sequence, one region contains:
- the RPL13A gene encoding large ribosomal subunit protein uL13 translates to MAELKVLVIDGRGHLLGRLAAMVAKQVLLGRKVVVVRCEGINISGNFYRNKLKYLAFLRKRMNTNPSRGPYHFRAPSRIFWRTVRGMLPHKTKRGQAALERLKVFDGIPPPYDKRKRMVVPAALKVVRLKPTRKFAFLGRLAHEVGWKYQAITSTLEEKRKEKAKLHYNKKKKLMKLQKQAEKNVEGKIARYTDVLKQYGILV, encoded by the exons ATGGCGGAGCTCAAG gttCTGGTCATCGATGGACGCGGCCACCTTTTGGGGCGCCTTGCGGCCATGGTGGCCAAGCAGGTCCTGCTGG GGcgcaaggtggtggtggtgagatgTGAGGGCATCAACATCTCCGGGAACTTCTACCGCAACAAAC TGAAGTACCTGGCCTTCCTCCGCAAACGCATGAACACCAACCCGTCCCGTGGGCCCTACCACTTCCGCGCCCCCAGCCGCATCTTCTGGCGCACGGTCCGAG GGATGCTGCCCCACAAGACCAAGCGAGGCCAGGCCGCCCTGGAGAGACTGAAGGTCTTTGATGGGATTCCGCCCCCGTACGACAAG AGGAAACGGATGGTGGTACCCGCTGCTCTGAAGGTCGTACGTCTGAAGCCGACGCGCAAG ttcgccttcctggggcgcctggccCATGAGGTTGGCTGGAAGTACCAAGCCATCACCTCGACCCTGGAGGAGAAACGCAAGGAGAAGGCCAAGCTGCATTACAACAAGAAGAAGAAGCTGATG AAACTGCAGAAGCAGGCGGAGAAGAACGTGGAAGGCAAGATCGCGAGGTACACCGACGTGCTGAAGCAGTACGGGATCTTGGTCTGA
- the LOC101952305 gene encoding trans-1,2-dihydrobenzene-1,2-diol dehydrogenase-like, whose amino-acid sequence MATRWGICSAGRISHDFLVALKTLPATEHQAVAIAARDLSRAQEYAQKHGIPRAYGSYEELARDPDVDVVYVGVIHPEHLPVGRLFLGAGKPVLLEKPLGMNAAEVRELAQLARSHGVFLMEAFWTRFFPISEQIRRLLTQGALGEVTLISVSVGHPMENIPRLVEKKLGGGAILDIGCYCVQFASMVFGGERPESIVASGFLQSSGVDETTSVILNYAGKRQAVLSCTMRIELPNEARICGTKGSIEVPAPWYAPTTLIVNNQRHECPLPPPAQPLNFSNGTGLRYEAQHVRQCLLQGLKESPIMSLAESELVASIVDEVRRQLGVTFTADRQS is encoded by the exons ATGGCCACCCGCTGGGGCATCTGCTCCGCCGGCAGGATCAGCCATGACTTCCTGGTGGCCCTGAAGACCCTCCCGGCCACGGAGCATCAG GCTGTGGCCATCGCTGCGCGTGATCTCTCCCGGGCTCAGGAATACGCCCAGAAACACGGGATCCCCCGAGCGTACGGGAGCTACGAGGAGCTGGCGCGGGACCCCGACGTGG ATGTGGTCTACGTGGGGGTCATACACCCTGAGCACCTGCCCGTGGGGCGGCTTTTCCTGGGGGCCGGGAAGCCCGTGCTGCTGGAGAAGCCCCTGGGGATGAACGCGGCGGAGGTGAGGGAGCTGGCGCAGCTGGCCCGGAGCCATGGGGTCTTCCTGATGGAG gccTTCTGGACCCGCTTCTTCCCCATCTCGGAGCAGATCCGGCGGCTGCTCACccagggggcgctgggcgagGTGACGCTGATCTCAGTGAGCGTGGGGCACCCCATGGAGAACATCCCCCGGCTGGTGGAGAAGAAGTTGGGGGGCGGCGCCATTCTGGACATCGGCTGCTACTGCGTGCAGTTCGCCAGCATGGTCTTTGGGGGGGAGCGGCCGGAGTCCATCGTCGCCTCGGGCTTCCTCCAGTCCTCTG GTGTGGATGAAACCACCTCAGTGATCCTGAACTACGCGGGCAAGCGCCAGGCCGTGCTGTCCTGCACCATGCGCATCGAGCTCCCCAACGAGGCCCGGATCTGCGGCACCAAGGGCTCCATcgag GTCCCCGCCCCCTGGTACGCCCCTACCACCCTGATTGTGAACAACCAGCGCCACGagtgccccctgccgccccccgctCAGCCCCTCAACTTCTCCAACGGCACTGGCCTGCGCTACGAGGCCCAGCACGTGCGCCAGTGTCTGCTGCAAG GCCTGAAGGAGAGCCCCATCATGAGCCTGGCCGAGAGCGAGCTGGTGGCCTCCATTGTGGACGAGGTGCGACGGCAGCTTGGGGTGACCTTCACCGCGGACCGGCAGAGCTGA